Within Candidatus Poribacteria bacterium, the genomic segment ACCGCTTGAGAACCCCGTGCATCCACGCGACATCCTCGCGACGGTCTACCATACACTCGGTATTGATCCGCACACGATCGTCTACAACCATTTAGATCAACCACGCGAATTGGTGAAAGGCGAACCGATTGCCGGGATTTTCTAAAATAGTTTTCAGTCGTCAGTTGTCAGAGGAGAGGTTATCAGTAGGGGAACGCGTACGTTCCCTTTCGGTTAAGGGTTTTTGAAAGAAATCCGTACTGAAAACTGACGACTATTCCTCTGATAACTGGTGACTGATGACTACTAAAGAGGTAATCAAAATGCCTAACAAGTTATTTCGGAAGTCGAGGAGACGAGTCAGTTCCTCCACTTTCCGTCTTCCACTCAAATACTGTTTTCTCTCCCTGTCAATTTTTTTTCTAACAATTGGTTTCACACACGCCCAGGTTGTGCCAGCACTATCGACTGTCTCTCCGCAAGGCGCGCAACACGGACAGAACGTGGACATTACCCTCAAAGGTCAAAACCTCGACACGGCAACGGCGGTGTGGTTCAGTGGGACCGGCATTACCGCGGAAATTAGACAGGAAACGCAGCAAGCAGCTGTCCTCTTCAATGGCGATGGGATCTCTGGACGTATTCCTACCGACATGCAGTTGGTCGCCTCCTTAACGATTGACCCTAATGCACCATTAGGTATCCAACAGATGCGTATCGTTACGCCTTATGGTGTTTCCAACGCACAAAACTTCGTTGTCGGTAACCTACCAGAAATAAAGGAAAGTGAAGCAGCCGAAGAGACTGAGATGTCAAATTGGCTGGAGCTGCCGGTTACCGTCAATGGTGAAATCGCATCAATTGATGATCAAGACAGTTTCAGTTTTAGCCTGAAAAAAGATGCGAAACTTATCTGTGAGGTGACGGCGCAACGGATAGGATCGCCTCTGGATTCGTATCTCCTCCTCCAAGACGCTAATGGGGTTGAAGTCGCAAACAGTGGACAGGGCAACGGGTTAGATTCACTCCTAAATTACACCGCGCCTGAAGCAGGTAAATATACACTCCATATCCGCGATATCCGCTACAAAGGTGGAAACGGGTTCCGTTATCGGTTAAGTATCGGTGAATTACCTTACCTTGAGACAATTTTTCCGCTCGGCGGACAGCGCGGAACGGATAATACGATTGCCGTAACCGGCGCGAATCTCGAAACTGTTAACGCTATACAGGTCTCAATTAATGCCGAAACGCCGACAGGTGAACAGACACTCAGAGTAAAAACACCTTCTGGATTGACAAGCAATCCACACCTCTTCTCCATCGGAAGTTTGGCAGAAATGGGAGAAACTGAACCCAACAATACGGCTGAAAAAGCAAATACCGTAAACGCACCGATAACAATCAACGGAAAAATTGACGAATCCGGTGATGTTGATCGGTTTGCATTTGAGATAAAAGTACCTCAACTTCTCGTCTTTGAGGTGGAAGCACTCAGGCTCTCATCACAACTTGATGCACTCCTTACGCTCTATGGTGCAGAAAAACAGATGGAAGCCGCGACAGACATGGAAACCTACGATGCAGCGGAAGAACAGGTCTTGATGGTCAATGACGATGCCAGTGGTGCTGACGCACGCATTGAGTGGAATTTTACGGAAGCAGGAAAGTATTCTGTCGCCATTCGAGATCTGAACAACCAAGGCGGTGGGGCGTATTCATACCGTTTCAACATCCGTCCATTGGAACCAGACTTCACGCTCAGCGCAGTCGTGCTTGACAGCCAAAACCGTCCGTCTACTCTCGATAGCCCGCGCGTCAGTCAAGGTGGCACTTTCACAATGCAGGTTAACGTGAACCGTCTCGATAAACTCAGCGGTCCTATTCGCTTACACTGCCCTACCCTGCCGAAAACATTCGAGGTAAGTCCCGCTGTTGTTGAGACCGGTCAAGTCAAAGCTGTACTCACGGTGACTGCACCATGGGACGCGCCACTTGGGCTGATGCCGTTTTCCGTCGCTGGAGTCTCTGCAGTTGGCAGTCGTCAGGTAGAACGCACGGCCACACCTTCTCCAATGCTTCTGACAGTGATGAAGGCACCGGAGTACACGCTGACGCTCGCTGAAATTAGTGCAAGTGTCACACATAACAAAGCGGTCAACCTTCATGTGACGGCGAATCGGCGCGACGACTTCACAGGTCCTATTACACTTTCAGTGGTAGGCTTACCACCCCGCGTGACGGCAAAACCTGTCACTATTGCCGAAGGTAAAAATGAGGCAATCCTTTCAGTGAAGGCGGGAAGTTTTGAGCGGAGGGAACAGTTCTCTGTCGTACCCGTGCCGGGCATCAACTATATCTCTGTTGTAGGCACAGCGACGATCAACAGAGAGGCAGTTAGTCAGTCAACACCTGCTATCCCACTGACGATTCTTGAAGCACCCTTTATTGTGACGGTGGAACCTTTGCGCTTTAGCATCGTTTTCCCCGCAGCGGTAGCAGCAAATGATGACGCAGTGCCAGTTCCGCAAGGCGGCACCGTAGCGATTGCAGCGAACCCGACTGCAGATACCGAGAAGACTGAAATCGAAACGCCAGCGATAAAGGAGGCGATACTCACGCTGACAATTGTCCGGCAAGGCGGTTTTACGGATGAAGTTACACTGACACCGCTTGATTTACCAGAAGGGTTTACCACCGAGGCTGTCACTATCCCAGTGAATGAAACCGAAGTCAAAGTTCCCTTAAAAGTGCTCGGTTCTTTAGAAGATAAGACGTATCAGTTCAAATTCCGAGGTTCAGCAACCATCAACGGTAAAGCATTTGTACAGGATAGCCCTATCCTCAATGCGAAGATTATCCATTAAATAGTTATCAGTTATCAGTTATCAGTTAAAGAAGTCTGTAAAGCGTGCGAAAGTGTTTTTGCTTGGGTGTTTCCCCTAATAAAGTTGCTAACTTCAAAACTTTAGGCACTTTAGCACACTTCGCGACTTTCTTACTGAAGACTGATAACTGAAGACTGATAACCCTACATGATAGAAGCCCCCTATACACTTATCCATGAAGATAAAGCCACTGCAGCACGGGTTGGCAGACTCCACACAGCGCATGGTGTTGTGAATACACCTATATTTATGCCTGTCGGGACGCGCGGAACGGTGAAAGCGTGCACCCCGCAAATGCTATCTGACCAAATTCGGGCGGAAATTATTCTCGCAAACACCTATCACCTCTACCTCCGTCCTGGACACGAGATTGTCCAAGAGGCAGGTGGATTGCACGCGTTTATGGGATGGCAGCGTCCGATCTTGACCGATAGTGGCGGATTTCAGGTTTTTAGTCTCGGTCCGTTGCGAACAATTACTGAAGAGGGTGTCGCATTCCGTTCTACAATAGACGGCACTGAGCACTTTATCTCTCCTGAACGTTCAATCGAAATCCAGAATGCCCTCGGAGCAGATATTATCATGGTCTTCGACGAGTGTCCAGCATTACCAAACGATTACGCGTATCTTAAGGATTCCATGGAGATGACGTTGCGGTGGGCAGCACGCAGTAAAGAGGCGCATCAGAACCCTAAGCAACTCCTCTTTGGCATTGTGCAGGGCGGTATGGAAC encodes:
- a CDS encoding pre-peptidase C-terminal domain-containing protein translates to MPNKLFRKSRRRVSSSTFRLPLKYCFLSLSIFFLTIGFTHAQVVPALSTVSPQGAQHGQNVDITLKGQNLDTATAVWFSGTGITAEIRQETQQAAVLFNGDGISGRIPTDMQLVASLTIDPNAPLGIQQMRIVTPYGVSNAQNFVVGNLPEIKESEAAEETEMSNWLELPVTVNGEIASIDDQDSFSFSLKKDAKLICEVTAQRIGSPLDSYLLLQDANGVEVANSGQGNGLDSLLNYTAPEAGKYTLHIRDIRYKGGNGFRYRLSIGELPYLETIFPLGGQRGTDNTIAVTGANLETVNAIQVSINAETPTGEQTLRVKTPSGLTSNPHLFSIGSLAEMGETEPNNTAEKANTVNAPITINGKIDESGDVDRFAFEIKVPQLLVFEVEALRLSSQLDALLTLYGAEKQMEAATDMETYDAAEEQVLMVNDDASGADARIEWNFTEAGKYSVAIRDLNNQGGGAYSYRFNIRPLEPDFTLSAVVLDSQNRPSTLDSPRVSQGGTFTMQVNVNRLDKLSGPIRLHCPTLPKTFEVSPAVVETGQVKAVLTVTAPWDAPLGLMPFSVAGVSAVGSRQVERTATPSPMLLTVMKAPEYTLTLAEISASVTHNKAVNLHVTANRRDDFTGPITLSVVGLPPRVTAKPVTIAEGKNEAILSVKAGSFERREQFSVVPVPGINYISVVGTATINREAVSQSTPAIPLTILEAPFIVTVEPLRFSIVFPAAVAANDDAVPVPQGGTVAIAANPTADTEKTEIETPAIKEAILTLTIVRQGGFTDEVTLTPLDLPEGFTTEAVTIPVNETEVKVPLKVLGSLEDKTYQFKFRGSATINGKAFVQDSPILNAKIIH
- the tgt gene encoding tRNA guanosine(34) transglycosylase Tgt, with amino-acid sequence MIEAPYTLIHEDKATAARVGRLHTAHGVVNTPIFMPVGTRGTVKACTPQMLSDQIRAEIILANTYHLYLRPGHEIVQEAGGLHAFMGWQRPILTDSGGFQVFSLGPLRTITEEGVAFRSTIDGTEHFISPERSIEIQNALGADIIMVFDECPALPNDYAYLKDSMEMTLRWAARSKEAHQNPKQLLFGIVQGGMERDLRQASVDGTVSIGFPGYAIGGLSVGEKKELMYEILAYTAPLLPDEKPRYLMGVGTPADLVYGVRCGIDMFDCVMPTRNARNGSLFTTDGIIRIRNSKYRRDFSPLDPECTCYTCQNFTRAYLRHLHIENEILGSQLHTLHNLHFYISLMRGMRRAICDGSFAKLADEPDIGALVKLGQPDGHVV